From Bosea sp. NBC_00550, the proteins below share one genomic window:
- the ccmB gene encoding heme exporter protein CcmB, protein MKRAFLAILRRDLALASRAGGGGELALVFFLTLVVLVPFALGPDLNLLSRIGPAILWLGALLSVLIGLDRLFQSDEEDGSLDLIRASALPLELAVLAKGLAHWLTTGLPLALVSPLLGLLVALPGEGVLPLIATLLVGTPALSFIGAAGAALAASLRRGGLIVPVLVAPLTVPVLIFGVSAANAAQGGTVPFLTPFLILCAISLAAVVIGTVAAAAALRSSE, encoded by the coding sequence ATGAAGCGCGCCTTCCTTGCCATCCTCAGGCGCGATCTTGCGCTGGCGTCGCGGGCCGGCGGCGGGGGCGAGCTGGCGCTCGTCTTCTTCCTGACGCTGGTAGTGCTCGTCCCCTTCGCGCTCGGGCCCGATCTCAATCTGCTGTCGCGGATCGGGCCGGCGATTCTCTGGCTAGGCGCGCTGCTCTCGGTGCTGATCGGGCTGGACCGGCTGTTTCAGAGCGACGAGGAAGACGGTTCGCTCGACCTGATCCGTGCCTCGGCGCTGCCGCTCGAACTGGCGGTGCTGGCCAAGGGGCTGGCGCACTGGCTGACGACAGGGCTGCCACTGGCGCTGGTCTCGCCGCTGCTTGGCCTGCTCGTGGCGTTACCGGGCGAGGGCGTGCTGCCGTTGATCGCGACCTTGCTGGTCGGCACGCCGGCGCTCAGCTTTATCGGCGCCGCCGGGGCCGCGCTCGCCGCAAGCCTCAGGCGCGGGGGGCTGATCGTGCCAGTGCTCGTGGCGCCGCTGACCGTGCCGGTGCTGATCTTCGGGGTTTCGGCGGCAAACGCGGCGCAGGGCGGCACGGTGCCGTTCCTGACGCCCTTCCTGATCCTGTGCGCGATTTCGCTCGCGGCTGTCGTGATTGGCACAGTCGCCGCGGCTGCGGCGCTGAGATCGAGCGAGTAG
- the ccmA gene encoding heme ABC exporter ATP-binding protein CcmA, which produces MTQDSFPPTRLRAENLVCRRGGRLIFESLSFDLGPGEAIALTGRNGAGKSSLIAMLCGRLRPDGGSIRLEGGDEEPDLAEVSHLVGHRDGLKTALTAQENLVFAQAVLGDDALTPREALATVGLAHAAELPVGYLSAGQRRRVALARLLISRRPYWLLDEPMSALDAASQTMLAGLMRDHLLAGGAILAATHGPLGLDGARELRIGA; this is translated from the coding sequence TTGACGCAAGATTCGTTCCCTCCGACACGCCTTCGCGCCGAGAATCTCGTTTGCCGCCGTGGCGGCCGGCTGATCTTCGAGAGCTTGAGCTTCGATCTCGGTCCCGGAGAGGCGATCGCGCTGACCGGCCGCAACGGCGCCGGCAAATCCAGCCTGATCGCGATGTTGTGCGGCCGGCTGCGGCCCGATGGCGGGAGCATCCGGCTCGAGGGTGGCGATGAGGAGCCCGATCTGGCCGAGGTCTCGCATCTCGTCGGCCATCGCGACGGGCTCAAGACGGCGCTGACGGCGCAGGAGAACCTCGTATTCGCCCAGGCGGTGCTCGGCGACGATGCCCTGACGCCCAGGGAGGCGCTGGCGACGGTCGGCCTCGCTCACGCGGCCGAATTGCCCGTCGGTTACCTGTCGGCGGGGCAAAGGCGGCGCGTGGCGCTGGCGCGGCTTCTAATCTCGCGCCGGCCCTACTGGCTGCTCGACGAGCCGATGTCGGCGCTCGATGCGGCCTCCCAGACCATGCTTGCCGGGTTGATGCGCGATCATCTGCTCGCGGGCGGCGCGATCCTAGCGGCGACGCACGGTCCGCTCGGCCTCGATGGCGCGCGTGAACTCAGGATCGGCGCATGA
- the acnA gene encoding aconitate hydratase AcnA, whose product MASLDSFKARKTLTAGGKTYTYYSLPDAEKNGLPGISKLPFSMKVLLENLLRFEDGRSVTKSDIENFVGWLDDKGKAGKEIGFRPARVLMQDFTGVPAVVDLAAMRDGVKALGGDPQKINPLVPVDLVIDHSVIVDEFGSPKAFARNVELEYERNEERYKFLKWGQGAFDNFRVVPPGTGICHQVNLEYLSQTVWTRNETIDGQEVEVAYPDTLVGTDSHTTMVNGLAVLGWGVGGIEAEAAMLGQPQSMLLPEVIGFKLTGSLKEGITATDLVLTVTQMLRKKGVVGKFVEFFGPGLYNLTLADRATIANMGPEYGATCGFFPVDTETLDYLTTTGRKSDRIALVEAYSKAQGLFATPETPDPVFTDTLELDLSTVQPSMAGPKRPEGRVDLGAVAKGFAAAMETDYKKGAELSRRVPVEGEDFDLGHGDVVIAAITSCTNTSNPSVLMAAGLLARKAVAKGLTVKPWVKTSLAPGSQVVAEYLAKAGLQEDLDKLGFNLVGFGCTTCIGNSGPLPAPISKTINEKGLIAGAVISGNRNFEGRVSPDVQANYLASPPLVVAYALAGSVQMDLTTQAIGRGSDGKDVFLKDIWPSNKEIQDFIQQNVTRAIFEAKYADVFKGDEHWQAVNAPTSETYVWDDDSTYVQNPPYFRGMGKQPAPITDIKGARILGLFGDKITTDHISPAGSIKAASPAGAYLTEHGVAVADFNQYGTRRGNHEVMMRGTFANIRIRNHMLGPNGREGGYTIHYPSKEELPIYDASMRYQEEKVPLVIFAGVEYGNGSSRDWAAKGTNLLGVKAVIAQSFERIHRSNLVGMGVVPFTLVEGTSWASLDLKGDEFVTIHGLANVKPRQMMEAEITYADGTVKKVPILCRIDTLDEIDYYKNAGILHYVLRGLAA is encoded by the coding sequence ATGGCCTCGCTCGACTCATTCAAAGCCCGCAAGACGCTCACCGCCGGCGGCAAGACCTACACCTATTATTCCCTTCCCGATGCCGAGAAAAACGGCCTGCCGGGCATCTCGAAGCTGCCCTTCTCGATGAAGGTGCTGCTCGAGAACCTGCTGCGCTTCGAGGACGGCCGCTCGGTCACGAAGTCTGACATCGAGAACTTCGTCGGCTGGCTCGACGACAAGGGCAAGGCCGGCAAGGAGATCGGCTTCCGCCCCGCCCGCGTGCTGATGCAGGACTTCACCGGCGTGCCGGCGGTGGTCGACCTCGCCGCGATGCGCGACGGCGTCAAGGCGCTCGGCGGCGACCCGCAGAAGATCAACCCGCTCGTCCCGGTCGACCTCGTGATCGACCACTCGGTTATCGTCGACGAGTTCGGCTCGCCCAAGGCCTTCGCCCGGAACGTCGAGCTCGAATACGAGCGCAACGAGGAGCGCTACAAGTTCCTGAAATGGGGCCAGGGCGCCTTCGACAATTTCCGCGTCGTGCCGCCCGGCACCGGCATCTGCCACCAGGTCAATCTCGAATACCTCTCCCAGACCGTCTGGACACGTAACGAGACGATCGACGGGCAGGAGGTCGAGGTCGCCTATCCCGACACCCTCGTCGGTACCGATTCGCACACCACCATGGTCAACGGCCTCGCCGTTCTCGGCTGGGGCGTCGGCGGCATCGAAGCCGAGGCCGCGATGCTCGGCCAGCCGCAGTCGATGCTGCTGCCCGAGGTGATCGGCTTCAAGCTGACGGGCTCGCTCAAGGAAGGCATCACCGCCACCGACCTCGTGCTGACCGTCACCCAGATGCTGCGCAAGAAGGGCGTCGTCGGCAAGTTCGTCGAGTTCTTCGGCCCCGGCCTCTACAACCTGACGCTGGCCGACCGCGCCACCATCGCGAACATGGGCCCGGAATACGGCGCGACCTGCGGCTTCTTCCCGGTCGACACCGAGACGCTGGACTACCTGACGACGACCGGCCGCAAGTCCGACCGCATCGCGCTGGTCGAGGCCTACAGCAAGGCGCAAGGGCTGTTCGCCACGCCCGAGACGCCCGACCCGGTGTTCACCGACACGCTCGAGCTCGATCTCTCGACAGTGCAGCCCTCGATGGCCGGCCCGAAGCGTCCGGAAGGCCGCGTCGATCTCGGCGCCGTCGCCAAGGGCTTCGCCGCCGCGATGGAGACCGACTACAAGAAGGGCGCCGAGCTTTCGCGCCGCGTGCCGGTCGAGGGCGAGGACTTCGACCTAGGCCATGGCGACGTCGTCATCGCCGCGATCACCTCCTGCACCAACACCTCGAATCCCTCGGTGCTGATGGCGGCGGGGCTGCTCGCCCGCAAGGCAGTCGCCAAGGGCCTGACGGTGAAGCCCTGGGTCAAGACCTCGCTGGCCCCCGGCTCGCAGGTCGTCGCGGAGTATCTGGCCAAGGCCGGCCTCCAGGAGGACCTCGACAAGCTCGGCTTCAACCTGGTCGGCTTCGGCTGCACCACCTGCATCGGCAATTCCGGCCCGCTGCCGGCGCCGATCTCGAAGACGATCAACGAGAAGGGCCTGATCGCGGGCGCCGTCATCTCCGGCAACCGCAACTTCGAAGGCCGTGTCTCGCCGGACGTGCAGGCGAACTACCTGGCGTCGCCGCCGCTGGTCGTCGCCTATGCGCTCGCCGGCTCCGTCCAGATGGACCTGACGACTCAAGCCATCGGCCGCGGCTCAGACGGCAAGGACGTGTTCCTCAAGGATATCTGGCCCTCCAACAAGGAGATCCAGGACTTCATCCAGCAGAACGTCACCCGCGCGATCTTCGAGGCCAAATATGCCGACGTCTTCAAGGGCGACGAGCATTGGCAGGCCGTGAACGCGCCGACCTCCGAGACCTATGTCTGGGACGACGACTCGACCTATGTGCAGAACCCGCCCTATTTCCGCGGCATGGGCAAGCAGCCGGCGCCGATCACGGACATCAAGGGCGCCCGCATCCTCGGGCTGTTCGGCGACAAGATCACCACCGACCACATCTCTCCGGCCGGTTCGATCAAGGCGGCCTCTCCGGCCGGCGCCTATCTCACCGAGCATGGCGTCGCGGTTGCCGACTTCAACCAGTACGGCACGCGCCGCGGCAACCATGAGGTTATGATGCGGGGCACCTTCGCCAATATCCGCATCCGCAACCACATGCTTGGCCCGAACGGCCGCGAGGGCGGCTACACCATCCACTACCCGTCGAAGGAAGAGCTGCCGATCTACGACGCCTCCATGCGCTATCAGGAGGAGAAGGTCCCGCTGGTGATCTTCGCCGGCGTCGAATACGGCAACGGCTCCTCGCGCGACTGGGCGGCCAAGGGCACCAACCTGCTCGGCGTCAAGGCGGTGATCGCCCAGAGCTTCGAGCGCATCCATCGCTCGAACCTGGTTGGCATGGGCGTGGTCCCCTTCACGCTGGTCGAAGGTACGAGCTGGGCCTCGCTCGATCTCAAGGGCGACGAGTTCGTCACCATCCACGGTTTGGCGAACGTCAAGCCGCGCCAGATGATGGAAGCCGAGATCACCTATGCCGACGGCACGGTGAAGAAGGTCCCGATCCTCTGCCGCATCGATACGCTGGACGAGATCGATTACTACAAGAATGCCGGCATCCTGCATTACGTGCTGCGCGGCCTCGCCGCCTGA